The DNA sequence GAATATGCAACGGTATCTGACCAAGCAATTCAATACCGTACTGTTCAGCCACTTTGATGCCGCCACCTTCACCAAAAATTTTCTCTTTATGGCCGCATTTACTGCAGATGTGATAACTCATATTTTCAATGACGCCCAATACCGGAATATTCACTTTTTCAAACATGGATATCCCCTTCCGGGCATCAATTAACGCCAGATCCTGCGGTGTAGTGATCACAATAGCGGCCGTCGTCGGCACTTGTTGTGCGATTGTCAGCTGAATATCACCGGTTCCGGGCGGTAAATCGACTACCAGGTAATCAAGTTCTCCCCAGCGGGTGTCATACAAAATCTGTGATAATGCTTTGCTGGCCATCGGGCCACGCCAAACCGCAGCCTCGGTCTCTGGCACCAGAAAGCCGATACTATTACAAACTATCGAATGTGCCTTTACCGGACGCATATGTTTTTCATCAATAATCTCAGGGTGCGCCCCAGCCTTGCCAAGCAGCACAGGAATAGATGGGCCATAAATATCCGCATCCAGTAATCCGACTTTTGCCCCTTCCTGATGTAAGGCCAATGCCAGATTCACCGCCGTCGTTGATTTCCCGACTCCGCCTTTACCAGAACTAACCGCAATAATATTTCTTACACCCGGAATAGCCGGAACACTGTTTTTACGGGCAATTGTTTCAACCTGAACATCGAACTGCCACCACACCCGGCTGATATCGGCGACCTGACGAATCCGCTCATCCAGCAATTCTTTGATCTCGTTTTCCCATGACAAACCGGCAAATGGCAACTGAATGTGTATATACAGTTTGCGATCAATAAGTTCTGTTTTTTTTACAAAACCGGCAGACAGTAAATCTTTATCCCATGATGCAGGTTTAAACTCACTTAACAACTGGCGTACAGTTTCAATCACAAAGACCCCCTTGAATGGAGAAAATCATCTATTAATGCATGAGATAAAAGGCATTGAGCCTAGGCAGTCAGCGCTTAATTCAGGTAACATTGCCATTATTTCCATTCAAAACAAAGTCCGAACACTATGTCTAGCGCATCAAGAAATATTCTGGTCACCTGTGCCTTACCTTACGCCAACGGTTCTATTCATCTCGGTCATATGCTGGAACACGTCCAGGCAGATATCTGGGTTCGTTTTCAACGCATGCGCGGGCATAACATTCATTTCATCTGTGCTGACGATGCGCATGGCACGCCAATCATGCTTAAAGCGCAACAACTCGGTATCACACCGGAAGAGATGATCGCCGCGGTATCGCAGGAACATCAGACCGATTTCGCCGGTTTCAAAATCAGTTTCGACAACTATCACTCTACCCACAGCGATGAAAACCGTTATTTCTCTGAATTGATTTATACGAAGCTGAAAGATAATGGGTTCATTAAGAGCAAGACTATTTCTCAGCTGTATGATCCTGAAAAAAACATGTTCCTGCCGGATCGCTTTGTAAAAGGTACTTGTCCGAAATGTAAGGCTGTAGATCAATACGGTGATAACTGTGAAGTTTGTGGTGCAACTTATAGCCCGACTGAACTGATCAATCCGAAATCTGCGGTTTCTGGTGCCACACCAGTAATGAAAGAAACTGAACACTTCTTCTTCGACCTGCCACAATTCGCTGACATGCTGCAGGCATGGACGACGTCCGGAGCCCTGCAGGAAGAGATTTCGAACAAACTGAACGAATGGTTCACTTCTGGTTTACATCAGTGGGATATCACCCGTGATGCGCCTTATTTCGGTTTTGAAATTCCGGGCGCACCGGGCAAATTCTTCTATGTATGGCTGGATGCACCAATCGGTTACATGGGTTCTTTCAAAAACCTGTGCGACAAACGTGGCGATATCGATTTTGACGCCTTCTGGAGTCAGAACAGTGATGCCGAGCTATATCACTTCATCGGTAAAGACATCGTTTACTTCCACAGCCTGTTCTGGCCTGCGATGCTGGACGGTGCCGGCTTCCGCAAACCAAGCAATATATTCGTGCATGGTTATGTGACCGTGAATGGCGCGAAAATGTCCAAATCCCGCGGCACGTTCATTAAAGCCTCAACCTATCTGCAACATCTGGATCCGGAATGTCTGCGCTATTACTACGCAGCCAAACTGAACAACCGTATCGACGATCTGGATCTGAATCTGGATGATTTCGTTGCGCGCGTTAACAGCGATGTCGTTAACAAACTGGTTAACCTGGCATCCCGTACTGCCGGTTTCATCACCAAACGTCTGGACGGTAAACTGGCTGACACCCTGTCTGAGCCAGCGCTGTATGCTACTTTTACCTCAGCCAGTGAACGCATTGCGGAAGCTTACGAAAATCGTGAATTTAGCCGCGCCATTCGTGAAATCATGGCATTAGCTGATGAAGCTAACCGTTATGTTGATGAAAAAGCACCTTGGGTTATCGCCAAGCAGGAAGGTCAGGAAGCTGAGCTGTCTGCCGTATGCTCCACTACACTTAACTTGTTCCGTGTACTGATGACGTACCTGAAACCGGTTATGCCAGAACTGGCTGCCCGCGCCGAAGCATTCCTGAATGTGACACTGAACTGGAATGATATTGAACAGCCATTGCTGGCACACAATGTTGCCCCGTTCAAAGCACTGTTTAACCGTATTGATCCAGTTAAAGTGACGGCAATGGTTGATGCATCAAAAGAAGAACAGCAAACTGCAGCACCGAAAGCGACGGGTCCGCTGGCTGATGAACCGATTGCACCGGAAATCACCTATGACGATTTCGCAAAACTGGATCTGCGTATAGCGCTGATCAAGAAAGCAGAAGCTGTACCGGAAGCAGATAAACTGCTGCGTCTGCAGCTTGATCTGGGCGGTGAAGTTCGTCAGGTATTTGCTGGTATCAAGTCAGCATATTCCCCTGAACAACTCGAAGGTAAGCTGACGGTGATGGTTGCTAACCTGGCACCGCGTAAAATGCGTTTTGGTATGTCTGAAGGTATGGTGCTGGCAGCCGGCCCAGGCGGAAAAGATCTGTTTATTCTCGAACCTAATGCAGGCGCAAAACCTGGCATGCGTGTGAAATAACAAGGACATAACATGAAATTAAAAACACTGGCTACCGTTTTATTAGGCGGAATGCTCTCTTTCAGCACCATCGCGGCTGAAATGACTAAAACTGAAGTTGAAAAAATAGTGCGTGAATATCTGGTATCAAATCCGGAAATTCTGATTGAGATGTCAAATGGGCTGCGTGCCAAACAGGAAATGCAGCAGGATGAAACAGATAAAGCATTACTGAAAAAACATGCTGATCAGCTTTTCCGGCAAAAAGATGATCCGGCAACAGGCAATGCTAAAGGCACTCTGACTATTGTTGAGTTTGTTGACTATAACTGCGGTTATTGCAAACGTTCAGCGCCTTTGGTTCAGGCGTTGCTGAAAAAGGACCAGGATATTCGTTACATCTATAAAGAATTTCCTATCCTGAGCGATACCTCCGTTTACGCATCTAAAGCGGCGCTGGCCGTGAATGCGCTGTTCCCGGAAAAATATGCGGCCTTCCACGATGCGTTGATGTCGCACAGTGGCGCATTTAAAACTAATGACGATATTGCTCTCGTTGCTAAAAACCTGGGTCTGGACTGGGACAAAATTGCAGAAAAAGCAAAAGATCCGGCCATTGAAAGTAAAATTGCCACCAACCATGCGCTGGCCCGGACATTGAACATTACCGGCACACCTGCATTTATAATCGGCGATCAATTGTTACGTGGCGCGCCACAGACATTAGAGATGCTGGAAACAAGTGTTAAACAGGCTCGTGGTAAATAATTACTCACATCCTTGAGCGAGGCATTCTGTCTCGCTCTTTTTACCTTTTATCTAAGGTGTTCTGTGAATCAGCTAAATCTTGATCTTGCCGCATTTATGCGGGAATTCTGGCAAAAAAAACCGACTGTTTTACGTGGTGCCTACGCCCCTTTTACTGATCCGATCACGCCGGATGAACTGGCCGGATTAGCCACCGAAGAACAGGTTGAAAGCCGTCTGGTAACTTTTGCTGATGGTAAATGGACTGCGGAACATGGGCCGTTTGATGATTACAGCCAGCTTGGTGAAAGTCACTGGGCATTATTAGTTCAGGCTACTGATCACTGGATCAAGCCTGTCGCTGATCTGATCACCCCCTTCCGTGGCCTGCCGAACTGGCGTATTGATGACGTCATGATCTCCTACTCGGTACCCGGTGGTGGCGTCGGTCCGCATATTGATCAATATGATGTATTTATTATTCAGGGCTCTGGGAGTCGTCGCTGGCGTGTTGGCGCTGATACTCCGGCCGAGCAATTCGTTGCAACACCGGGTTTACTGCATGTTGAGCAGTTTGAGCCGATCATTGATGTTGAACTTCAATCGGGCGACATACTCTATATTCCGCCTGGATTCCCGCACGATGGTTATGCCATTACCGAAGCCATGAGTTACTCCATTGGTTACCGGGCACCGAATCAGCAGGATCTGTTTTCTTCCTTCGCTGATTTCCTGTTACAGGAAAATGCAGGACAAGTACGTTATACCGATCCGAAACGGGAACTGACTAAAACGCCGGGGCTGGTGACGAATAAAGACGTGAATGATTTACGTGATCTGATGCGAACGCTGCTACACGATGAGCAACTGTTCTCAAAATGGCTCGGTACGAATCTGAGTCAGGCAAAACATGAACTGAACATTCTGTCGCAGGAATGGGATCTGATCCCGGATGAATTACTCCCGGCTTTAGAAGCTGAGGATGAGTTGTATCGTCTGGGCGGACTGCGCTGTCTCTATTTCGCCGCATTGCCTGACTGCTGTTTCGTCAATGGCGAACAGTTACAAATCCCGGAAGGCGGTCGTGCATTAGCGCATCTGATGTGTAACAGCACAGTGCTGACACACAAAGAATTACAACCTTATCTGGACAACCCAATCCTGGTGGATTGGATCTGTTACTGGTTCAATCAGGGATACTGGTATCTGGCTTCCGATGCCGAAGAGTAATTCATTGCTCTGCCCCGGCATCTGAACCTGACCGACCCAGTCTAATTCAGTAAATAACGAACAGCGGTGCGCATATTCGATGCGCGCCCTTTTACATCCCCCCGACAGTCACAGGCTAGAAACTCACTGCCGGCTGCATCGATCTTCACCTCACCAACCCGGCATGGCCAGCCACGGGAATCCTGCTGACGAATCATCCACTGCTGACCAACGCGTTCTTCTGCGAATACGCCCGGATAAACCTCATTACCTACATAAAATCCATTAACAAAAACACTCATAATGCGCTCCTGTGGACTGATGTCGCTGAAGTACAATCTACTGTATCTTTATACAGTATAGCAAGTATATTTTGTATCTCCGTTCTCAGATTTAGATGCACCAAACAAAAGCAATTCATTCGTTCCACTGTCAAACCAATCAGGTTTTGGCATTAAATCATCTGGAATAGCGCTCTTATGCAGGATAAACAAACAGTATTTATCGGTTTCATCATGATGTGCGTTTGTTTTTCACACCAAACTTGCGATTTTATGGTGCACAGATACCCAAAACAGGTCGTTGACAAAATATTTTGGCCACGAGCATTTAAATTTAACTAACTGATTAACATGGAGATTTTGTTTTTGGTTCCGGGTTGGCACATCCTTTGTAATACGTAGATGTCGTGATTGAGATCACATAACAATACAGAGGAACTGTCATGCAAAAGGACACTGCTGCACCGGGGCTGAAACGTACACTCGGTAAATTCCATTTATGGGGTATCGCCGTTGGTCTGGTTATTTCCGGCGAATATTTTGGCTGGAGCTATGGCTGGGCCCAGGCCGGAACATTAGGTTTCATGGTCACCGCCGTACTGATCGCAACCATGTATACGGCTTTCATTTTCAGCTTCACTGAATTAACCACCTCTATTCCGCATGCAGGCGGTCCATTCGCCTATGCGTATCGTGCTTTTGGTCCGGTCGGTGGTTATATTGCCGGGTTTGCAACGCTGATTGAATTCGTATTTGCTCCGCCCGCGATTGCCATGGCAATTGGTGCCTATCTGAATGTGCAGTTTCCGGCCATTGACCCCAAATTGATCGCGGTAAGTGCTTACATTGTATTTATGGCGTTGAATATTGTCGGGGTCAGCATCGCCGCAACCTTCGAATTATGCGTAACCATTCTGGCCATTGTTGAATTGCTGGTCTTCATGGGCGTTGTCTCTCCCGGCTTCTCTATCACTAATTTTGTTGCTAATGGCTGGGCCGGTAGCAATGAATTCTCAGTCAGTGCTGTTTCTGGCATCTTTGCCGCCATTCCGTTTGCAATCTGGTTTTTCCTGGCCATTGAAGGCGCAGCGATGGCAGCGGAAGAAGCAAAAGATCCAAAGAAAACGATTCCGATTGCATTCATCTCCGGCATTCTGACCCTGGTTGTTCTGGCTATCGGCGTTATGATCTTTGCAGGTGGTGCTGGTGACTGGAGTAAACTTGCCAATATCAACGATCCTCTGCCTCAGGCAATGAAAATGATCGTCGGTGATTCCAGCGGCTGGTTACATATGCTGGTCTGGTTAGGCCTGTTTGGTCTGATTGCCTCTTTCCACGGCATCATCATGGGCTATTCCCGTCAGATTTTTGCACTGGCACGTGCTGGTTTTCTGCCAAAACCACTGGCTGCAATCAATAGCCGTTTCCAGACCCCTCACTGGGCTATTCTGGCGGGTGGTGTCGTTGGTATTGCCGCTATTTTCTCTGACAATCTGATTGTGATTGGCGGTTTGCCATTAACCGCAAACATCGTAACCATGTCAGTGTTCGGTGCCATCGTTATGTACATCATCTCTATGGCTGCACTGTTTAAACTGCGTCGGACAGAACCAAATCTGGAACGTCCGTTCTTTGCCCCACTCTATCCTTTTGCTCCGGCTTTAGCGCTTGTACTGGCGGTACTGTGTCTGGTTGCCATGATTTATTACAACACACTGCTGTCATTAATCTTTGCAGGACTTTTTGTTGCCGGTTTCATTTACTTCAAAGCAACACACAGCACAGATGAAATGCAGGACGGTAATGAATTGCTACAGGCTCAGGGTTAGAGGAATCAGTATGTATCGGACGTCCATAGGCCAACGCACTTATCAGTTCCCTGACCTGAAAAGCCTGATGGCTAAAGCCAGCCCGGCCCGTTCCGGGGATTATCTGGCTGGTGTGGCGGCAGCTACTGCTGAAGAGCGCATGGCGGCAAAGATCTGTCTGGCAGATCTGCCTTTAAAAGCATTTTTAGAAAATGCATTGATCCCCTATGAAGAAGATGAAATCACCCGGCTGATTATGGATGAACATGATCTGCAGGCATTTTCGCTGATCAGCCATCTGACAGTTGGTGATTTCCGCGACTGGCTGCTCAGCGAGCATGCCGACAGCTTTACGCTGGCGCGATTAGCACCAGGGCTAACGCCGGAAATGGTCGCTGCTGTCAGTAAATTGATGCGTAATCAGGATCTGATCCTGGTTGCCAAAAAATGTCAGGTAATAACCAAATTCCGCAGCACTATCGGCCTCCCGGGGCGCTTAAGTGTACGTCTTCAGCCCAACCACCCGACTGATGCGCTGCCTGGTATTGCCGCCGCTATGCTGGATGGTCTGTTATACGGCAGTGGTGATGCGGTGGTCGGCATCAATCCGGCAACAGACAGCCTGCCCGGATTGGCAAAACTCAATCATATGCTGGACGAAGTGATCCAGCGTTTTGAGATCCCGACACAATCCTGTGTACTGACACACGTCACCAATACCATTGAACTGATCAATCGTGGCGTACCAATCGATCTGGTGTTTCAGTCGATAGCCGGAACAGAAAAAGCCAACTCCGGTTTTGGTATTAACCTCTCGCTCCTGGCAGAAGCAGAAGCTGCAGCACAAAGTCTGCAGCGTGGAACGGTCGGAAATAACGTCATGTATTTCGAAACCGGTCAGGGTAGTTGCCTTTCTGCTAATGCTCATTTTGGTGTAGATCAACAAACCTGTGAAGCCCGAGCCTATGCTGTTGCCCGTAAATTCAAACCGCTGCTGACAAATACTGTTGTCGGATTTATCGGTCCGGAGTACCTCTACGATGGTAAACAAATCATCCGGGCAGGGTTAGAAGATCACTTCTGCGGAAAACTGCTGGGTGTACCGTTAGGGTGCGATGTTTGCTATACCAATCATGCCGAAGCGGATCAGGACGATATGGATACTCTGCTTACGCTGCTTGCAGCCGCCGGCCTGACGTTCCTGATCGGCGTTCCCGGTGCTGACGACATCATGCTGAATTATCAGAGCACCTCGTTCCATGATGCTCTTTATATCCGCGAATTGCTGAGTCTGAAACGCGCTCCGGAATTTGATAGCTGGCTGGAAAAAATGCGCTTGATCGATACACAAGGCCACCTGCTTGATCCTTCAAAACAGCATCCGTTGCTGATGCAATTACCATCACTGGGGAGTGCAGCATGAGTAACGATGTAATACATCAGAATCCATGGGATGAATTGCGGCAATTCACTGCAGCCCGCATAGCACTTGGGCGCACAGGCAACAGCCTTCCAACTAAAGAATTACTGAAATTCGGCTTGGCGCATGCGCAGGCGCGTGATGCCGTACACCTGCCTTTTGGCGCTGAAACGCTGGCTGAAGAGCTACAGCAACAGGGCTTTTCTACTTTACAGGCTCATAGTGCAGCACCGGATCGTGAAACCTATCTACGCCGCCCTGATCTGGGCCGTCAACTAGCCAATGACTCACGTGAATGGTTAAAACAACACGCAGCACCTGTAGATTTGCTCATTGTTGTCGGAGACGGATTATCCTCTACCGCCATCCACCGTAATACAGTGCCATTTTTACTGGAATTACGTCCCCGGCTCGAGGCATTAGGCATCACGCTGGGGCCTGTTGTTTTAACCCGGCAGGCCCGAGTTGCTGTTGGTGATGATATTGCTGAAACCATGCAGGCCAAAGCGGTAGCGGTATTGATCGGTGAACGCCCCGGATTGTCTTCCCCCGACAGTCTCGGCATTTATCTGACATGGGCGGCAAAAGTTGGCTTGCTGGATTCTGAACGCAATTGCATCTCAAATGTAAGACCCGAGGGACTTAATTATCCGGAGGCTGCCCACAAACTTAGCTGGTTATTAAGCGAGGCCTTCCGCCGTCAGTTAAGCGGCGTGGCGCTGAAAGACGAAAGCGATGATGTACCAGATATTCTCTTGCAGCGTAGAACATCAGCTACACTGAATATAACGTAGTTGTTCATTACCCTTCCTCCTGTTGTGTTGTTTGTTGTTAATTCGCTTTGTTTGATTTTCTTAAGGAGCCTTGGGCTCCTTTTTTTTGTTCTTTCAGATCAAAATAACCATTTTGACCGTATTTTTTTGATATGAATCACAATATGTTGACGACACCGTAATTAATGGTGTAATTTTACTACATCTTTTAGGTGGAGACGTACCTATGAAAATCGCATTATTCAGCGCTAAAGCATACGACCGTGATTATTTCGAACAAGCGAACCAACAATTCAGCTATGAGCTGGATTACTTCGATGTCCGGTTAGATCTGAAAACTTCCCGATTAGCTCATGGTTATCCGGTGGTCTGTGCTTTTGTGAATGACGATCTCTCACGACCTGTTCTGACCGATCTGGTAAATAACGGCACCCGCTTATTAGCAATGCGTTGCGCCGGATACAACAATGTCGATTTGGTCGCAGCAAAAGAGCTTGGGCTGACTGTAGTCCGTGTTCCTGCATATTCCCCTGAAGCTGTTGCAGAACACAGCGTTGGCCTGATGATGACCCTGAATCGCCGTATTCATAAAGCCTATCAACGTACCCGTGATGCCAACTTTGCACTGGATGGTCTGGTTGGTTTTAATATGTTCGGCAAAACAGCCGGGATCATTGGTACCGGGAAAATTGGTATCGCAACCTTAAGAATTCTCAAAGGTTTTGGTATGCGTTTGCTGGTCAATGATCCATTCCAAAATCAGGCTGCGATTGAGCTGGGTGCTGAATATGTTGATCTCGATACCCTGTTCCGGGAATCGGATGTCATCAGTCTGCACTGCCCGCTTTTCAAAGAAAACCATCATTTGCTGAATGCCGAGTCATTCGCGAAAATGAAAAAAGGCGTGATGATCATCAACACCAGCCGTGGTGCATTACTGAATGCACAAGATGCGATCCAAGCCCTTAAACAAGGCAAGATTGGCGCACTGGGTCTGGATGTTTATGAAGAAGAAAGTGAACTTTTCTTCGAAGACAAATCGAATGAAGTGATCACCGACGATACTTTCCGTCGTCTGTCTGCATGCCATAACGTACTGTTCACAGGACATCAGGCCTTCCTGACCCGGGAAGCACTGTTATCGATTGCCGGAACAACGCTCAATAATGCAAAAATCTTTGCAGCAAACGGAACAAGCGGCAACGAAGTGGAATAAATTTACAATATTCCAACATCATACAGGGGAAGCTGATGCTTCCCTTTTGTTTTAGAAAAGTCCGTATATTTACTACATAAAAACTTCTTTGATCTATCTCTCAAATTCACTTGCACATGACTGATCAGCCCTCTAGAATCGCGCGGATTTTTACATAAATCTAACGTTCATCAGGACGATGAACCCTTTGTGTGAGTTATTAACCGGAGAACTTCTCGTGAGCGAAAAATTGGCAAATCCAGCACCATTAGGTCTGATGGGTTTTGGTATGACCACTGTGCTGCTGAACATCCATAATGCAGGCTTCTTCCCTATCAGCGCTATGATTCTGGCAATGGGTCTGGCATATGGCGGTATGGCGCAAGTGATCGCTGGTATCCTGGAATACAAAAAAGGTAATACTTTTGGTGTTACTGCTTTCACTTCTTATGGCTTTTTCTGGATCAGCCTGGTATTCCTGATCCTGATGCCAAAATGGGGTTGGGCTGAAGCGGCTGACGAATTCGCAATGGGCTGCTACCTGCTGATGTGGGGTATTTTCACCCTGTTCATGTTCTTCGGTACGCTGAAAGCACCAAAAGCACTGCAAGTTGTATTCGGTTCTCTGGTTGTCCTGTTCTTCCTGCTGGCAGCTAAAGACTTTACCGGCAACGCGGCGTTAGGCACTTTCGCTGGCTTTGAGGGTATTTTCTGTGGTGCATCAGCCATCTACCTGGCAATGGCTGAAGTACTGAACGAAAAATTCGGTCGTACCGTACTGCCAATCGGTGAAGCTAAATAAGCTGAATTGATAATTAAAGAGACGTCGCTTAATGCGGCGTTTTTTTATAGCTGAAAACAGTAAAAACAAAAAGCCGGCATCTCAGCCGGCTCTCTTTTATCAAAAACTGAATCAATGCAACTTCAGGCGTGGACGTAAAATACGGTTCAGCTGACCAACCAGCATGATCAAACCTGTTTTCACATAACCATACAGCGCAACCTGATGCATACGATACAGAGAGATATACATCATGCGTGCAATACGGCCTTCAATCATCATTGATCCACGCATCAGGTTACCCATTAAGCTACCAACGGTAGAGAAATTACTCAGGGAAACCAGTGAGCCGTAATCAACATACTGATAAGGTTTCAGTTCACCACCATTGATCTGTGCCAGAATATTCTTCATGCACTGTGTTGCCATCTGGTGTGCAGACTGGGCACGAGGCGGAACCAGTTTGCCATCTTCCATCGCACAGGCAGCACAGTCACCGATCGCGTAGATATGATCATCAACTGTCGTCTGCAAAGTACCTTTCACAACCAGCTGGTTGGCACGGTTCGTTTCCAGACCACCGATTTCTTTCATGAAATCAGGTGCTTTCACACCGGCAGCCCATACCATCAGGTCAGCTTCAATCAGCTCACCGTCTTTAGTCATCAGGCCTTTATCCGTCGCTTCGCTGACAAAAGTTGCGGTACGGATATCCACTCCCAGCTCTGTCAATTCATGATGAGCAGCAGCAGAAATACGCTCCGGCAAAGCAGGCAGAATACGAGGACCAGCTTCAACAACGGTCACATTCAGGCTACGGCGGGACAGGTTTTTATAACCATATGCCGTCAGCTCTTCTACTGCATTATATAATTCGGCAGAAAGTTCGATGCCGGTTGCACCAGCACCTACGATAGCAATCTTGATGCTACCTTCCTGAGGAATATCAGTATTGCTGGTGGTACGGGAACCCGCAAAACGCAGGAATTTATCCATCAGAATATTATGGAAACGGAACGCCTGATCCGGGCTATCCAGGAAAATACAATTATCACGAACACCCGGCGTATTGAAATCATTAGAAACAGAACCCAGTGCAATCACCAGATAGTCATACTCGATTTCACGTTCACCTAGAACTTCTTCGCCCTTCTCACCATAAATAGGTGCCAGAACAACACGTTTTTCCTGACGTTTGATATCGGTCAATGTGCCTAACTGGAATTCAAATGCATTGTGGCGTGCCTGAGATTGATAGCTCAATGCATCAACCCCTGCATCAAGCGAGCCGGCAGCTACTTCGTGCAGTAATGGTTTCCATAAATGGGTACGGTTACGATCAACCAGCGTGATCTGAGCCTTACCATTTTTACCCAATTTACGCCCCATACGAGTGGCCAACTCCAGGCCACCGGCTCCACCGCCAATAATGACAATTTTGGTCATACCAGAAATACCTTTTTCATTACTTATGTTAAGGATGCGTTATACGTCCTCAAAAATCACTTGCTTAAGCCTGCATCTTTAAATGCTTTGATTTGTTGCAAGTGAGCTGACAGATCCTTGAATTTATGGGTTTGTTTCTCATCCCATATAATGTCGTAATAATCTTTCAATGTATCTGCAATGCATCTATTATCCATGACTTCATCGTTAACAGAAAGGATACAAATGCACTTTCCTGCATTTTTTTTACGGAATTCAGTTACACATTTAGATGCAATATCTGTGTATTCTTCCGGTCTTTCAATCCTGCCCTGCATATTCTTTTCAGGGGAAAGATTAGGATTAATCAGTACTTGCCGGATACCACATAAAAAACCAATACGCTCACTCCAGTACCCCCCAAGACCCACGCCACAAATCAGCGGAGCCGGATCATCAGATGTCGTGATATGGCGATGTA is a window from the Tolumonas auensis DSM 9187 genome containing:
- the apbC gene encoding iron-sulfur cluster carrier protein ApbC; translation: MIETVRQLLSEFKPASWDKDLLSAGFVKKTELIDRKLYIHIQLPFAGLSWENEIKELLDERIRQVADISRVWWQFDVQVETIARKNSVPAIPGVRNIIAVSSGKGGVGKSTTAVNLALALHQEGAKVGLLDADIYGPSIPVLLGKAGAHPEIIDEKHMRPVKAHSIVCNSIGFLVPETEAAVWRGPMASKALSQILYDTRWGELDYLVVDLPPGTGDIQLTIAQQVPTTAAIVITTPQDLALIDARKGISMFEKVNIPVLGVIENMSYHICSKCGHKEKIFGEGGGIKVAEQYGIELLGQIPLHIQIREKSDDGTPIVAAEPTGKLAGTYKRIARKIASSLYFSGKTEPSTIFTVNS
- the metG gene encoding methionine--tRNA ligase; the encoded protein is MSSASRNILVTCALPYANGSIHLGHMLEHVQADIWVRFQRMRGHNIHFICADDAHGTPIMLKAQQLGITPEEMIAAVSQEHQTDFAGFKISFDNYHSTHSDENRYFSELIYTKLKDNGFIKSKTISQLYDPEKNMFLPDRFVKGTCPKCKAVDQYGDNCEVCGATYSPTELINPKSAVSGATPVMKETEHFFFDLPQFADMLQAWTTSGALQEEISNKLNEWFTSGLHQWDITRDAPYFGFEIPGAPGKFFYVWLDAPIGYMGSFKNLCDKRGDIDFDAFWSQNSDAELYHFIGKDIVYFHSLFWPAMLDGAGFRKPSNIFVHGYVTVNGAKMSKSRGTFIKASTYLQHLDPECLRYYYAAKLNNRIDDLDLNLDDFVARVNSDVVNKLVNLASRTAGFITKRLDGKLADTLSEPALYATFTSASERIAEAYENREFSRAIREIMALADEANRYVDEKAPWVIAKQEGQEAELSAVCSTTLNLFRVLMTYLKPVMPELAARAEAFLNVTLNWNDIEQPLLAHNVAPFKALFNRIDPVKVTAMVDASKEEQQTAAPKATGPLADEPIAPEITYDDFAKLDLRIALIKKAEAVPEADKLLRLQLDLGGEVRQVFAGIKSAYSPEQLEGKLTVMVANLAPRKMRFGMSEGMVLAAGPGGKDLFILEPNAGAKPGMRVK
- a CDS encoding DsbA family protein — protein: MKLKTLATVLLGGMLSFSTIAAEMTKTEVEKIVREYLVSNPEILIEMSNGLRAKQEMQQDETDKALLKKHADQLFRQKDDPATGNAKGTLTIVEFVDYNCGYCKRSAPLVQALLKKDQDIRYIYKEFPILSDTSVYASKAALAVNALFPEKYAAFHDALMSHSGAFKTNDDIALVAKNLGLDWDKIAEKAKDPAIESKIATNHALARTLNITGTPAFIIGDQLLRGAPQTLEMLETSVKQARGK
- a CDS encoding cupin domain-containing protein, whose protein sequence is MNQLNLDLAAFMREFWQKKPTVLRGAYAPFTDPITPDELAGLATEEQVESRLVTFADGKWTAEHGPFDDYSQLGESHWALLVQATDHWIKPVADLITPFRGLPNWRIDDVMISYSVPGGGVGPHIDQYDVFIIQGSGSRRWRVGADTPAEQFVATPGLLHVEQFEPIIDVELQSGDILYIPPGFPHDGYAITEAMSYSIGYRAPNQQDLFSSFADFLLQENAGQVRYTDPKRELTKTPGLVTNKDVNDLRDLMRTLLHDEQLFSKWLGTNLSQAKHELNILSQEWDLIPDELLPALEAEDELYRLGGLRCLYFAALPDCCFVNGEQLQIPEGGRALAHLMCNSTVLTHKELQPYLDNPILVDWICYWFNQGYWYLASDAEE
- the eat gene encoding ethanolamine permease; translation: MQKDTAAPGLKRTLGKFHLWGIAVGLVISGEYFGWSYGWAQAGTLGFMVTAVLIATMYTAFIFSFTELTTSIPHAGGPFAYAYRAFGPVGGYIAGFATLIEFVFAPPAIAMAIGAYLNVQFPAIDPKLIAVSAYIVFMALNIVGVSIAATFELCVTILAIVELLVFMGVVSPGFSITNFVANGWAGSNEFSVSAVSGIFAAIPFAIWFFLAIEGAAMAAEEAKDPKKTIPIAFISGILTLVVLAIGVMIFAGGAGDWSKLANINDPLPQAMKMIVGDSSGWLHMLVWLGLFGLIASFHGIIMGYSRQIFALARAGFLPKPLAAINSRFQTPHWAILAGGVVGIAAIFSDNLIVIGGLPLTANIVTMSVFGAIVMYIISMAALFKLRRTEPNLERPFFAPLYPFAPALALVLAVLCLVAMIYYNTLLSLIFAGLFVAGFIYFKATHSTDEMQDGNELLQAQG
- a CDS encoding ethanolamine ammonia-lyase subunit EutB — encoded protein: MYRTSIGQRTYQFPDLKSLMAKASPARSGDYLAGVAAATAEERMAAKICLADLPLKAFLENALIPYEEDEITRLIMDEHDLQAFSLISHLTVGDFRDWLLSEHADSFTLARLAPGLTPEMVAAVSKLMRNQDLILVAKKCQVITKFRSTIGLPGRLSVRLQPNHPTDALPGIAAAMLDGLLYGSGDAVVGINPATDSLPGLAKLNHMLDEVIQRFEIPTQSCVLTHVTNTIELINRGVPIDLVFQSIAGTEKANSGFGINLSLLAEAEAAAQSLQRGTVGNNVMYFETGQGSCLSANAHFGVDQQTCEARAYAVARKFKPLLTNTVVGFIGPEYLYDGKQIIRAGLEDHFCGKLLGVPLGCDVCYTNHAEADQDDMDTLLTLLAAAGLTFLIGVPGADDIMLNYQSTSFHDALYIRELLSLKRAPEFDSWLEKMRLIDTQGHLLDPSKQHPLLMQLPSLGSAA